Proteins found in one Sorghum bicolor cultivar BTx623 chromosome 1, Sorghum_bicolor_NCBIv3, whole genome shotgun sequence genomic segment:
- the LOC8085961 gene encoding two-component response regulator ORR41, whose protein sequence is MSLSVCNVSCPGRQAGSRSHRRVVRSSTGYLNACYCRLPAGLTDKASRLSGPGVEVWSRRRASCKAAMACAAAERKAIRVLLVEDEEIHRVLARALLRSAVGGVELDEARTGAEAVRRVRDGGAAGAYDLIITDGKMPVMDGREATRQIRAMGVTTPIVGLSSDTFPSDVDAFLKAGADDFTPKPLSKEKLVRILAKFNLA, encoded by the exons ATGAGCCTCTCCGTGTGCAATGTTTCTTGTcccggcaggcaggcaggcagccgGAGCCATCGGCGCGTCGTCAGATCTTCCACCGGCTACTTAAACGCCTGCTACTGCCGTTTGCCGGCCGGCCTAACTGACAAAGCATCGCGCTTGAGTGGGCCGGGCGTTGAGGTCTGGTCAAGGCGTCGAGCGTCCTGCAAGGCTGCAATGGCCTGCGCGGCGGCGGAGCGCAAGGCGATCAGGGTCCTCCTCGTCGAGGACGAGGAGATCCACAGG gTTCTGGCGAGGGCGCTGCTGAGGTCGGCCGTCGGCGGCGTGGAGCTGGACGAGGCGAGGACCGGCGCCGAGGCGGTACGGCGCGTTCGGGATGGCGGTGCCGCCGGCGCCTACGACCTCATCATCACCGACGGGAAGATGCCCGTCATGGACGGACGCGAG GCGACGCGGCAGATTAGGGCCATGGGCGTCACGACGCCGATCGTCGGGCTGTCCAGCGACACCTTCCCGTCAGACGTCGACGCGTTCCTCAAGGCCGGGGCCGACGACTTCACGCCCAAG CCACTGTCCAAGGAGAAGCTCGTCCGTATTCTTGCCAAATTCAATCTCGCTTAG
- the LOC8060488 gene encoding E3 ubiquitin protein ligase DRIP2 — MGTARGLARVRREALAACMTCPLCRGLLRAATAITLCLHTFCRECIMEKINDEEVDCCPVCDIDLGCDPEEKLRPDHNLQDIRNKVFPIKKINVDAPKAVTILPAKRKQRSLSSLVVDTPSVVKRTSLTGKRTKAKRRAASSRATSPVNNGTMKLPIKSENRDQKTEKSSASQSTKVVTTANKTENQDQKKTRKTLAKQSTRAATPANKKQRNTDVEVSSKASSENRKNGKTVDKDELRKSSKVPRSTPKIYAVNEQQIKEKESELPTRKGEADNKVPRSTPKIHAVNEEQIKEKDELPTRKGEADNKVVIPGTSVREHSNNSNLKEKNDRSPRESSPLKDKTTTQDDSYQGLLGSASDLHDPITTPVWFSLISLPNQKEDPQLPQLSKTYMRIKDGGLQISSVQRYIMKKLDLANENEVEIICHGEPICPSSTLHGLMELWHRRQPTEPVEALVGTPANEFVMVLGYRRRQHPNSVPSTVAVPPGPS, encoded by the exons ATGGGGACCGCGAGGGGGTTGGCCCGCGTGCGGCGGGAGGCGCTCGCCGCGTGCATGACGTGCCCGCTCTGCCGGGGACTTCTCAGGGCGGCCACCGCCATAACCCTGTGCCTCCACACAT TTTGTCGGGAGTGCATTATGGAGAAAATAAATGATGAGGAAGTTGACTGCTGCCCAGTATGCGACATTGATCTTGGCTGCGATCCTGAAGAGAAACTCAG GCCTGACCACAACCTTCAAGATATTAGGAATAAGGTATTCCCAATTAAAAAGATAAATGTTGATGCTCCAAAGGCTGTAACAATATTGCCAGCAAAGAGAAAACAGAGGTCCCTTTCGTCCTTGGTGGTTGACACTCCAAGCGTAGTAAAGCGGACTAGTTTGACTGGAAAGAGAACCAAAGCTAAAAGGAGGGCAGCATCTTCTCGTGCAACTTCTCCCGTTAATAATGGAACCATGAAATTACCAATTAAATCTGAAAATCGAGATCAGAAGACTGAGAAAAGCTCTGCATCACAATCTACCAAGGTGGTAACAACTGCAAACAAAACTGAAAATCAAGATCAAAAGAAGACCAGGAAAACTTTGGCAAAACAGTCGACCAGGGCAGCAACACCAGCAAACAAAAAACAG CGAAATACAGATGTAGAAGTTTCAAGCAAGGCATCTTCCGAAAATAGAAAGAATGGCAAGACAGTTGACAAGGATGAGCTCCGTAAATCTTCAAAAGTACCTAGGTCAACTCCCAAAATCTATGCTGTCAATGAACAGCAAATAAAAGAGAAAGAGAGTGAACTCCCTACAAGGAAAGGAGAGGCAGACAACAAAGTACCTAGGTCAACTCCTAAAATCCATGCCGTCaatgaagagcaaataaaagagAAAGACGAACTCCCTACAAGGAAAGGAGAGGCAGACAACAAAGTGGTTATTCCTGGGACAAGTGTGAGAGAACATTCAAATAACTCaaatcttaaagagaaaaatgaTCGCAGTCCTCGAGAATCTTCACCATTGAAAGATAAAACTACAACACAGGATGATTCGTACCAAGGATTGCTTGGTTCTGCAAGCGATTTGCATGATCCAATAACAACTCCTGTGTGGTTCTCATTAATTTCTTTGCCTAATCA GAAAGAAGATCCACAACTGCCTCAGTTATCAAAGACTTACATGAGAATCAA AGATGGCGGTTTGCAGATTTCCTCGGTACAGAGATACATCATGAAGAAACTGGATCTAGCTAATGAAAATGAG GTGGAGATCATCTGCCATGGCGAGCCCATCTGCCCCTCGAGCACGCTGCATGGTCTGATGGAACTGTGGCATCGTAGACAGCCGACAGAGCCAGTGGAGGCGTTGGTGGGCACGCCAGCCAACGAGTTCGTCATGGTGCTGGGCTACCGCCGCCGCCAGCACCCTAATTCGGTGCCCAGCACCGTCGCCGTGCCTCCAGGCCCCTCCTGA